One segment of Platichthys flesus chromosome 15, fPlaFle2.1, whole genome shotgun sequence DNA contains the following:
- the LOC133969798 gene encoding uncharacterized protein LOC133969798 has translation MDTAPTYTLHQAPDPATRTASKQIFRLIQAVHHKQVTDYAITSNTFPPGMMRQVNRLTDFIKPATPSDTTRHKVKNNTDNWMRANMVILQEHYTNTIHTLGHTPHNPIALQIASGWARKRYGQRLRPDTITTTEGILNRHRQHNNSNNNNKPFIKTKTRLEGSLSTIPELLDEVEFPPLPVSSVADPRIGTMEQRGAPVTTTGGSPNMMSGQLKANNAIETTSETSLPLLLGSPSPTGAIRGSSTPPLPDDSPAGPSSTSSPFSLPLHISTPATTP, from the exons ATGGACACAGCACCCACATACACATTACATCAGGCACCAGACCCGGCAACCCGAACGGCGTCAAAACAAATTTTCCGCCTAATACAAGCAGTACACCATAAACAAGTAACAGATTATGCAATCACTAGCAACACTTTCCCACCCGGGATGATGCGTCAAGTAAACAGACTAACTGACTTCATCAAACCGGCCACACCATCAGACACCACACGTCATAAggtgaaaaacaacacagacaattgGATGAGAGCAAACATGGTTATATTACAGgaacattacacaaatacaatacacaccCTCGGCCATAcaccacacaaccccatagcTCTTCAAATAGCTTCTGGTTGGGCTAGAAAACGATATGGCCAGAGACTCCGGCCGGATaccataacaacaacagaaggtATTCTGAACAGGCatagacaacacaacaacagcaataacaataacaaacctTTTATCAAAACCAAGACCAGGTTGgagggctccctctccaccatcccggaacTATTGGATGAAGTAGAGTTTCCACCACTACCAGTCAGCA GTGTTGCTGATCCCCGAATTGGCACAATGGAACAGCGAGGAGCCCCGGTAACCACAACGGGAGGGTCACCAAACATGATGAGCGGGCAATTAAAGGCTAACAATGCCATTGAAACCACATCTGAGACCTCCCTACCACTCCTCCTCGGAAGTCCATCTCCCACTGGTGCCATTCGGGGATCCAGCACACCTCCACTCCCCGACGATAGCCCCGCAGgaccctcctccacttcctccccattcagcttaccaCTACACATCTCGACACCAG CCACCACCCCCTAA